The following are encoded in a window of Desulfopila inferna genomic DNA:
- a CDS encoding 2-oxoacid:acceptor oxidoreductase family protein encodes MMDEKVICAGFGGQGVMSMGQLLAYAAMIEGKNVTWMPSYGPEMRGGTAYCCVMICDRPVGSPVIANDAGCSIVMNLPSLRKFEKSLVAGGYLLVNSSMIDERSERDDVHEYYIPADELAMECGNRRVANMIMLGAYLEISRAVQPENVMEAFKKVFGEKAEKLLPLNREALRKGMEYAAILDASSREQNSGFMEAAQTAL; translated from the coding sequence ATGATGGACGAAAAAGTAATCTGCGCAGGATTTGGCGGCCAGGGCGTGATGTCCATGGGGCAGCTGCTTGCCTATGCCGCAATGATCGAAGGCAAAAATGTTACCTGGATGCCATCTTACGGTCCCGAGATGCGCGGGGGCACGGCCTATTGCTGCGTAATGATTTGCGACAGGCCTGTTGGCTCTCCCGTTATTGCAAACGATGCCGGCTGCTCAATTGTTATGAACCTTCCCTCGCTGCGGAAGTTTGAGAAATCTCTGGTTGCCGGAGGATATCTGCTGGTCAACAGCTCCATGATCGACGAGAGAAGCGAGAGGGATGATGTGCATGAGTACTATATACCTGCAGATGAGCTGGCAATGGAATGCGGCAATCGCCGGGTCGCCAACATGATCATGCTGGGAGCATATCTGGAGATCAGCAGAGCGGTACAGCCGGAAAATGTGATGGAGGCGTTTAAAAAGGTGTTCGGAGAGAAGGCGGAGAAACTCCTTCCTCTGAACCGTGAGGCTCTGAGGAAAGGGATGGAATATGCAGCGATCCTGGATGCGTCCTCGAGAGAACAGAATTCCGGGTTTATGGAGGCTGCGCAAACGGCACTATAA
- a CDS encoding thiamine pyrophosphate-dependent enzyme, protein MTVIFQRTKGLTDKDTHYCPGCNHGTIHRLVAEALVELDLLGETIGCAAVGCSILSYNYLNVDMVECAHGRAPAVATGIKRVQPGKTVFTYQGDGDLASIGTAEIVHAAHRGEKITVIFVNNATFGMTGGQMAPTTLVGQKVTTAPEGRDAEHCGMPLKISEMLAQIPGSAHIERVSVHDPKAVRQAGKAIRKGFQMQTERRGFSLIEVLSTCPTGWGLSPVEAVKWLEENMIPYYPLGVYKTVEVE, encoded by the coding sequence ATGACCGTCATATTCCAAAGAACCAAAGGGTTGACCGACAAAGATACCCATTATTGTCCCGGCTGCAATCATGGCACGATTCATCGTCTTGTTGCCGAAGCCCTGGTTGAACTCGATCTTTTAGGCGAAACCATCGGCTGTGCTGCTGTGGGCTGCTCGATTCTTTCCTATAATTACCTCAATGTGGATATGGTGGAATGCGCCCATGGACGCGCCCCTGCTGTTGCCACCGGCATCAAGCGGGTTCAGCCCGGCAAGACGGTTTTTACCTATCAGGGAGATGGCGATCTGGCTTCGATCGGCACCGCCGAGATAGTTCATGCAGCTCATCGGGGGGAAAAGATAACCGTTATTTTTGTTAATAATGCCACCTTCGGCATGACCGGCGGCCAGATGGCGCCGACAACGCTCGTCGGCCAGAAGGTGACCACTGCCCCCGAAGGCCGTGATGCGGAGCATTGCGGTATGCCCCTTAAGATTTCGGAAATGCTCGCCCAGATCCCCGGTTCCGCCCACATCGAACGAGTCTCGGTTCATGATCCCAAGGCGGTTCGCCAGGCGGGGAAGGCAATAAGAAAGGGATTTCAAATGCAGACGGAAAGAAGAGGATTCTCCCTGATCGAAGTCCTCTCCACCTGTCCGACCGGCTGGGGGTTGAGTCCTGTCGAGGCTGTCAAATGGCTGGAGGAAAATATGATTCCGTACTATCCGCTGGGTGTCTACAAAACCGTGGAGGTGGAGTAA